One stretch of Musicola paradisiaca NCPPB 2511 DNA includes these proteins:
- a CDS encoding DUF1800 domain-containing protein, whose amino-acid sequence MALVPWWALLRTFHLAAPAALLLSSAAQALTPDDAAHLLGRTSFGADTQEMAAYLPLTREQAVERLLDSLTAPPYLQPPRFVSQPRPNYWGHNWESNEVIFYRINEIQQLQSGWMQEMIETPTPFADRLALFWHGHFVSRFQNTRISAPFYDQLQVFRQWGGRNFRELLRAILRDPMMLSGLDNVQNTRSHPNENLARELMELFTLGVGNYTEQDVKTVARLLAGHSVERENGWRYRLNEADADSGEKTILGRTLAAGKTDAIDDLVDILLAQPQTAEFIAKKFFLDFVAPQPDPQEITRLAAILRDSDYDLTVFLRALLSSDAFWRPQNRLSLIKSPLELIVGFARTTQLRMPDYKILVDYADMLGQSAFMAPDVSGWKGGNHWLSISSLVNRARVMRRLWVAVAQSRQYPPDVTAGLRLRFSSEYRATPARFTVNMDGVPVGTITAAAGLRTLEDEKASNESGALKPMWENAVIPLPALPANPRSMTIEFIPPDTDTHLFINWIALNGRRYSPMNARWVGAERGRCPTDVPRGAFYCPAKLQFDLTPIDNDQATLADLHAPLNANIEYGTAHLQLTPTTGDRPHGLPARASDTTPAPVLIQTAQDIDRLREEAFRAYTFDPAYHLK is encoded by the coding sequence ATGGCTTTGGTACCCTGGTGGGCGTTGCTGCGCACTTTCCATCTTGCGGCGCCGGCCGCGCTGTTGCTGTCGAGCGCCGCTCAGGCGCTGACACCGGACGACGCCGCGCATTTGCTCGGACGCACCAGCTTCGGCGCCGACACGCAGGAGATGGCCGCTTACCTGCCGCTGACCCGCGAACAGGCGGTAGAGCGTCTACTCGATTCGCTCACCGCGCCTCCCTATTTGCAGCCGCCGCGTTTCGTTTCTCAACCGCGACCCAATTACTGGGGCCATAACTGGGAAAGCAACGAGGTTATTTTTTACCGCATCAATGAAATTCAGCAGTTACAGAGCGGGTGGATGCAGGAAATGATCGAAACCCCAACGCCGTTTGCCGATCGGCTGGCGTTGTTCTGGCACGGCCATTTCGTCTCCCGCTTTCAAAACACCCGCATTTCCGCGCCCTTCTACGATCAACTACAGGTATTTCGCCAGTGGGGCGGTCGCAATTTTCGCGAGCTACTGCGGGCAATCTTGCGGGATCCGATGATGTTGAGCGGCCTGGACAATGTCCAAAATACGCGCTCGCACCCTAACGAAAACCTGGCCAGAGAGCTGATGGAACTGTTCACGTTGGGCGTGGGAAACTACACCGAGCAGGATGTTAAAACGGTAGCCCGGCTGCTGGCCGGCCATTCCGTGGAGAGAGAAAACGGCTGGCGTTACCGGCTGAACGAGGCCGACGCCGACAGCGGAGAAAAAACCATTCTGGGCCGGACTCTCGCCGCCGGCAAAACCGACGCCATCGACGATCTGGTGGATATTTTGCTGGCACAACCGCAAACGGCGGAATTCATCGCCAAAAAATTCTTCCTCGACTTCGTCGCGCCACAGCCCGACCCGCAAGAGATCACCCGTCTGGCGGCCATCCTGCGTGATAGCGACTATGATCTGACGGTGTTCCTGCGTGCGCTCTTGTCCAGCGACGCATTCTGGCGGCCCCAGAACCGTCTCAGCCTGATCAAATCGCCGCTGGAGCTGATCGTCGGTTTCGCCCGCACCACCCAGCTACGGATGCCGGACTACAAAATTCTGGTGGATTATGCCGACATGCTCGGCCAGAGCGCCTTCATGGCGCCGGATGTCTCCGGCTGGAAAGGCGGCAACCATTGGCTTTCCATCAGCAGCCTGGTCAACCGTGCGCGTGTTATGCGCCGCCTCTGGGTGGCGGTGGCGCAATCACGCCAATACCCGCCCGACGTCACAGCCGGGCTCCGTCTGCGTTTCAGTTCGGAGTACCGCGCCACGCCGGCACGTTTCACCGTCAACATGGATGGCGTCCCCGTCGGCACCATTACCGCCGCCGCCGGGCTCCGCACTCTGGAGGATGAGAAAGCCTCGAACGAATCCGGCGCGTTGAAGCCTATGTGGGAAAACGCCGTCATCCCGTTGCCCGCGTTACCCGCCAATCCACGTAGCATGACGATTGAATTTATTCCGCCGGATACGGACACTCACCTGTTCATTAATTGGATCGCGTTAAACGGCCGACGCTACTCGCCCATGAATGCTCGCTGGGTGGGTGCAGAGCGCGGCCGATGCCCGACCGACGTACCGCGGGGCGCATTTTATTGCCCGGCAAAATTACAGTTCGACCTGACGCCCATCGATAACGATCAGGCGACGCTGGCCGATCTGCACGCACCGCTCAACGCCAACATCGAGTACGGCACCGCCCACCTGCAACTGACGCCGACGACCGGCGACCGGCCGCATGGCCTGCCAGCACGCGCGTCGGACACCACACCGGCGCCGGTGCTGATACAGACGGCGCAGGACATTGACCGGCTCCGCGAAGAGGCCTTTCGCGCCTACACCTTCGATCCTGCTTATCACCTCAAATAG